One part of the Sebastes fasciatus isolate fSebFas1 chromosome 8, fSebFas1.pri, whole genome shotgun sequence genome encodes these proteins:
- the LOC141772726 gene encoding glucose-induced degradation protein 8-A homolog, translated as MSYTEKPEDITREEWMDKLNNVHIQRADMNRLIMNYLVTEGFKEAAEKFRMESGIEPSVDLDSLDERIKIREMILKGQIQDAIALINSLHPELLDTNRYLYFHLQQQHLIELIRLRETEAALEFAQSQLAEQGEESRECLTEMERTLALLAFDNPEESPFGDLLNMMQRQKVWSEVNQCVLDYENRESTPKLAKLLKLLLWAQNELDQKKVKYPKMTDLSKGTIEDPK; from the exons ATGAGTTATACAGAGAAGCCAGAGGACATAACGAGGGAAGAGTGGATGGATAAACTCAACAACGTCCATATCCAGAGAGCTGACATGAACAGGCTCATTATGAACTACCTGGTGACAG AGGGCTTCAAGGAGGCAGCGGAGAAGTTCAGGATGGAGTCAGGAATAGAGCCCAGTGTCGACTTGGATTCCCTCGATGAAAGAATTAAGATCAGAGAGATGATCCTGAAGGGACAGATCCAAGACGCCATCGCACTGATCAACAGTCTGCACCCAGAACTGCTGGATACTAACCGTTACCTCTACTTCCACCTACag cagcagcatctgatTGAGCTGATTCGTTTGAGGGAGACTGAAGCCGCCCTTGAATTTGCCCAGTCTCAGTTAGCAGAGCAGGGGGAGGAGAGCCGAGAATGTCTGACCGAGATGGAGAGGACGCTGGCCCTGCTGGCTTTCGACAACCCTGAGGAGTCACCTTTTGGAGATCTGCTCAATATGATGCAGAGACAAAAG GTCTGGAGTGAAGTGAATCAGTGTGTGCTAGACTATGAAAACAGAGAGTCAACACCCAAGCTGGCCAAGCTCCTGAAGCTACTGCTGTGGGCTCAAAATGAACTTGACCAAAAGAAAGTGAAGTATCCCAAAATGACAGACCTCAGCAAGGGAACCATCGAAGACCCAAAATAA
- the slc17a9b gene encoding solute carrier family 17 member 9b has product MAVIQKYGKKYSPDLVCLKENHPPDKIGAPGCQKKWPEQNTTWSRPVARVWTVVLLLGTCLLYCARVAMPICAVSMAEQFNWSKRESGMVLGSFFWGYCFTQVFGGYVSDRVGGEKVLLLSAAAWGSMTAFTPILAHFCSQPILSMTLARFLMGLLQGVHYPSLASLCSQKVVESERGFLMSTVGSGSYLGTLVIGGAGSLMLDLYGWQSVFYVSGLLSVLWAYCMWKYLLKGEGPIITLESLGSGGPQSKLSKRHWLRLLKQPAVCAVIVTHLCTASTFFTLLSWLPTFFKDTFPDAKGWVFNVIPWLVAIPSSLFSGCLSDHLISQGFDTASVRKLMQFFSMGVSSVFTLLLCGNTTFPWAVAFVSATMGLTTFSHSGVSVNVQDLAPSCAGALFGVMNTCGAFLGVLLVYFSGYLIESTGSWASVFALITTVNLLGLCTFLAFAEARRFDIDCTKVRHHNIHI; this is encoded by the exons ATGGCAGTTATTCAAAAATATGGCAAGAAATATAGTCCAGATTTGGTCTGTCTGAAGGAAAACCATCCGCCGGACAAGATTGGAGCTCCTGGGTGTCAAAAGAAGTGGCCTGAACAAAACACCACCTGGTCAAG GCCAGTGGCGAGGGTGTGGACGGTGGTGCTGCTGCTTGGGACATGCCTCCTCTACTGCGCCCGCGTGGCGATGCCCATCTGTGCCGTCAGCATGGCGGAGCAGTTCAACTGGAGCAAGAGGGAGTCCGGCATGGTGCTGGGCAGCTTCTTCTGGGGCTACTGCTTCACCCAAGTGTTTGGAGGCTACGTCAGCGACCG GGTTGGAGGTGAGAAGGTCCTTCTGCTCTCTGCAGCAGCCTGGGGCTCGATGACGGCCTTCACACCGATCCTGGCCCACTTCTGCTCTCAGCCAATCCTCTCCATGACGCTGGCCCGCTTCCTCATGGGCTTGTTGCAAG GAGTTCATTACCCTTCTCTGGCGAGCCTGTGCTCTCAGAAGGTGGTGGAAAGCGAGAGAGGCTTCCTCATGAGCACCGTGGGTAGTGGCTCCTACCTGGG CACTCTGGTGATTGGAGGGGCTGGCTCCCTCATGTTGGACCTGTACGGCTGGCAGAGTGTTTTCTACGTGTCCGGTCTCCTCTCAGTCCTGTGGGCCTACTGCATGTGGAAATATCTGCTCAAAGGAGAAG GGCCTATCATCACCCTGGAGTCCCTGGGAAGTGGTGGGCCCCAGTCCAAACTGTCCAAAAGACACTGGTTACGGCTCCTCAAACAACCTGCAGTCTG TGCTGTGATCGTTACGCACCTTTGCACAGCGAGCACCTTCTTCACTCTTCTGTCGTGGCTGCCGACGTTCTTTAAAGACACGTTCCCCGATGCCAAG GGTTGGGTGTTCAATGTCATTCCCTGGTTGGTGGCCATACCCTCATCCCTCTTCAGCGGCTGCCTATCTGACCACCTCATCAGTCAAG GCTTCGACACAGCCTCAGTGAGGAAGTTGATGCAG TTTTTCTCCATGGGTGTGTCCAGTGTGTTTACCCTTCTTCTGTGTGGCAACACCACCTTCCCCTGGGCCGTAGCATTTGTGTCTGCCACCATGGGCCTCACCACCTTCAGTCACAG CGGTGTTTCTGTAAATGTTCAAGATCTGGCTCCTTCCTGTGCCGGAGCTTTATTTG GTGTCATGAATACATGTGGTGCTTTCTTAG GCGTCCTGCTGGTGTATTTCTCGGGGTATCTCATCGAGTCCACCGGCTCCTGGGCATCTGTGTTCGCCCTCATCACCACCGTCAACCTGCTGGGCCTCTGCACCTTCCTGGCCTTCGCAGAGGCCCGTCGGTTCGACATTGACTGTACTAAAGTCCGCCACCACAACATCCACATCTAA